A genomic region of Trichothermofontia sichuanensis B231 contains the following coding sequences:
- a CDS encoding YfbM family protein translates to MSMMGHLRLVRDSTIEALLANPEAIYGIVDAEPDEADPDHLDLGKYWHILHYILTGEAGEGAWPIGFLLAGGIPIGEEDLGYGPARALWASEVTTLADLVDAIDAATVADRCSSERLQAADLYPGFGEGHGDTELRAASGAMFEKLRTFLQQAAATQQGLLVYLD, encoded by the coding sequence ATGAGTATGATGGGTCACCTGCGGCTGGTGAGGGATTCCACGATTGAGGCACTGTTAGCTAACCCAGAAGCCATTTATGGGATCGTGGACGCCGAACCCGATGAGGCAGATCCCGATCACCTGGATTTGGGCAAGTATTGGCACATTCTCCACTACATCCTGACGGGGGAAGCGGGGGAAGGTGCGTGGCCAATCGGTTTCCTGTTGGCAGGGGGCATCCCGATTGGGGAAGAAGATTTAGGCTATGGTCCAGCACGGGCCTTGTGGGCCTCGGAAGTAACGACCCTCGCCGACTTAGTAGACGCCATCGATGCCGCTACTGTTGCCGATCGCTGTTCCAGCGAACGTTTACAGGCGGCTGATCTCTATCCTGGCTTTGGGGAAGGGCACGGGGATACGGAACTGCGGGCCGCCAGTGGAGCTATGTTCGAGAAATTACGGACCTTCCTGCAACAGGCAGCCGCAACCCAGCAAGGTTTGCTGGTTTATTTAGACTAA
- the mnmA gene encoding tRNA 2-thiouridine(34) synthase MnmA, protein MNLPSSQCAAPCVPSPNTTSPTKVVVGLSGGVDSSVAAALLVQQGYEVVGLTLWLMQGKGQCCSEGMVDAAAICEQLGIPHTIVDSRDRFQTHIVDYLVAGYGAGITPLPCSQCNKAVKFGPMLDYARNVLGATHVATGHYAQVRYDPARDRMQLLRAVDRSKDQSYFLYDLPQSILAYLMFPLGNQLKRDTRRIARDLGLRTAAKPESQDLCLVESHGSMRTFLDRYLAPKPGDIVDQDGNVLGQHNGIHHYTIGQRRGIGISAAHPLYVIGLDVARNQVIVGDRTQATQPDCTVRQVNWVSIAEPQTPIPATVQIRYRTPAIAATILPLPDARAKIVFKEPQFGVTPGQAAVWYEGDYLLGGGIIEPVTTAS, encoded by the coding sequence ATGAACTTGCCTTCCTCCCAATGTGCCGCCCCCTGTGTGCCTTCCCCAAACACCACATCCCCGACCAAAGTAGTCGTGGGGTTATCCGGGGGGGTTGATAGTTCCGTCGCGGCTGCACTATTGGTCCAGCAGGGATATGAGGTGGTGGGTCTGACGCTCTGGCTCATGCAGGGCAAGGGACAGTGTTGTTCCGAGGGGATGGTGGATGCGGCAGCTATTTGTGAACAGTTGGGGATTCCCCATACTATTGTGGACAGTCGCGATCGCTTCCAAACCCACATTGTTGATTACTTAGTTGCGGGCTACGGTGCCGGCATTACCCCGCTGCCCTGCTCCCAATGCAATAAGGCGGTTAAATTTGGCCCGATGCTGGACTACGCCCGGAACGTCCTAGGAGCCACCCATGTGGCAACAGGGCACTATGCACAAGTCCGCTATGATCCTGCTCGCGATCGCATGCAATTGCTACGGGCGGTCGATCGCAGTAAGGACCAATCCTATTTTCTCTACGATCTCCCCCAATCCATCCTGGCTTACCTGATGTTTCCCCTAGGTAATCAGCTTAAGCGCGATACCCGCCGGATTGCCCGTGACTTGGGATTAAGGACAGCGGCCAAGCCCGAAAGCCAGGACCTTTGCCTGGTCGAGTCCCACGGCTCCATGCGCACCTTCCTGGATCGGTACCTTGCCCCCAAGCCAGGCGATATCGTGGATCAAGACGGGAACGTGCTGGGCCAACACAATGGCATCCACCATTACACGATCGGACAACGCCGGGGGATTGGCATCTCAGCCGCCCACCCCCTCTATGTCATTGGCTTAGATGTGGCACGGAATCAGGTGATTGTCGGCGATCGTACCCAAGCCACCCAACCCGACTGTACCGTGCGGCAAGTTAACTGGGTATCGATCGCAGAACCCCAGACCCCCATTCCGGCCACGGTCCAAATTCGCTATCGCACGCCAGCTATTGCCGCCACCATCTTGCCGCTTCCCGACGCTCGCGCCAAAATTGTATTTAAGGAGCCACAATTTGGCGTCACGCCTGGTCAGGCTGCGGTCTGGTATGAGGGAGACTACCTACTGGGGGGAGGCATTATTGAACCGGTGACTACGGCGAGCTAA
- a CDS encoding ribonuclease R family protein codes for MAKGGTFLHAEMLNCKPRTKRYMDFSIRTLLSNFTDDKLVAPKALEKKLGCEEETSQRQLQIALDALEKIGILTKERGKYRRVIEEGIVEGKLRCSSKGFGFAIQDAEDADDIYIREQYLSNAWNGDRVLVKVMREGGRKRSPEGEVRLILERSNSSILAKVKQTETGGYRAVPLDDRLLFEIDLVPQTEPDLATAVDHLVNVAVLRYPLGQHPPLGKVVQILGTDAEAAADIDIVCCKHSLPRTFPDAVLRAASAVDPSVTQADLKQREDLRELPTIAFVDTRLATGPIECAFSLAKTQENHWRLGVHVTDVTRFVPVESAIDREAQRRGVAIHLDKLLIPMLPEAIVAAAALQPGEDRLAISLLATLDREGQLLEFEFQPTVVRVDHSLSAAEVAAIVDPNANGQTASHLPTAIQALVKQCFELSQILREERRQRGVFELSLPCQTLPAATPDAPPIVLTRLPYDEVGTAGVVVTAASPLRAIVAELIMLTNQLAALHFRSLAVPAFYRVQPPPDLEDVQELMQLAAGLGVTLSLDAEGQVRPQDYQQFSQQFVATPSQRVLTYLLLDTLKPVAYSPEPGMNFGLALNTGYAQITAPLERYADLMQLRILQAIFAEGRDRRSTRSKERVNLRHSSSHGKVTWNVLPPDTHQELMSQLQTLVGPLNERERLAQEAEADLAGLKKAEFMKAHTGSVFPGLVTGVQSYGFFVEIEDTLVEGLVHVSSLKDDWYEFDPKQQRLVGRKSRRQYRLGDRVEVQIKSVDYYRQQIDLGAVGGGSESTEAIAAETEATSDEPDASVADRGRFGGRRRRRHDYSEEE; via the coding sequence ATGGCAAAGGGCGGAACCTTCCTACATGCTGAGATGCTGAATTGCAAACCAAGGACTAAGCGCTACATGGATTTTTCGATTCGGACTCTTCTGTCAAACTTCACAGATGACAAATTAGTTGCTCCTAAAGCCCTGGAAAAAAAACTGGGGTGTGAAGAGGAAACCAGTCAACGCCAACTTCAGATTGCTCTGGATGCACTGGAAAAAATTGGCATCCTGACCAAAGAACGCGGTAAATATCGGCGGGTTATTGAAGAGGGGATTGTTGAAGGCAAACTGCGGTGTTCGAGTAAGGGGTTTGGCTTCGCGATCCAGGATGCTGAAGATGCCGACGACATTTACATCCGAGAGCAATATCTCAGCAATGCCTGGAATGGCGATCGCGTCCTGGTCAAAGTGATGCGAGAAGGGGGACGCAAGCGCAGTCCGGAAGGTGAAGTGCGGCTGATCCTGGAACGCTCCAATAGTTCAATCCTCGCAAAAGTCAAGCAAACAGAGACAGGCGGTTATCGGGCCGTGCCCCTAGACGATCGCCTCTTGTTTGAAATAGATCTGGTTCCCCAGACTGAGCCGGACCTGGCCACCGCCGTTGATCACCTGGTCAATGTGGCTGTCTTGCGGTATCCCCTGGGACAGCATCCCCCCCTAGGTAAGGTGGTCCAGATCCTGGGAACCGATGCGGAAGCAGCGGCTGATATTGACATTGTCTGTTGTAAGCACAGCCTGCCCCGCACCTTCCCCGATGCGGTGCTGCGGGCGGCGTCAGCGGTAGATCCCTCTGTGACCCAAGCGGATCTCAAGCAACGCGAAGATCTGCGCGAACTGCCGACGATCGCCTTTGTCGATACGAGATTAGCAACAGGGCCGATCGAATGCGCCTTCTCTCTGGCAAAGACCCAGGAGAATCATTGGCGGCTAGGAGTCCATGTTACTGATGTGACCCGTTTTGTCCCGGTGGAATCGGCGATCGATCGCGAAGCGCAACGACGGGGGGTGGCCATCCATCTGGACAAGTTACTCATTCCGATGCTGCCGGAGGCCATTGTTGCCGCCGCTGCCCTCCAACCCGGTGAAGACCGCTTGGCGATTTCACTACTGGCGACCCTCGATCGGGAAGGCCAATTGTTGGAATTTGAATTTCAGCCCACGGTGGTGCGGGTTGACCACAGCCTGAGTGCAGCCGAAGTAGCCGCGATCGTTGACCCCAATGCTAACGGTCAAACGGCGTCTCACTTGCCGACCGCGATTCAGGCTTTAGTCAAGCAATGTTTTGAACTCAGCCAGATTCTGAGGGAGGAACGGCGGCAACGGGGGGTATTTGAACTCAGCTTACCCTGCCAGACCTTGCCGGCAGCAACCCCCGATGCGCCGCCGATTGTTCTCACCCGCTTACCCTACGATGAGGTTGGCACAGCAGGGGTTGTTGTGACAGCCGCTTCCCCGCTACGGGCGATCGTCGCTGAACTGATCATGCTCACGAATCAACTAGCGGCTCTCCACTTCCGATCCCTGGCTGTGCCGGCTTTTTACCGGGTGCAGCCCCCCCCTGATCTGGAGGATGTGCAAGAGCTCATGCAACTGGCAGCGGGCTTGGGCGTCACCCTTTCCCTGGACGCGGAAGGCCAGGTGCGGCCACAGGACTATCAACAGTTTAGCCAGCAGTTTGTGGCAACGCCCTCCCAGCGGGTGTTAACTTACCTGCTGCTGGATACCCTTAAACCCGTGGCCTATAGCCCCGAACCGGGCATGAATTTCGGGTTGGCCCTCAACACGGGGTATGCCCAAATTACTGCACCGCTGGAACGCTATGCCGATCTGATGCAACTGCGCATTCTGCAAGCGATTTTTGCGGAAGGACGCGATCGCCGCTCTACGCGCTCGAAGGAGCGGGTTAACCTCCGCCATAGCTCCAGCCACGGGAAGGTGACCTGGAATGTGCTCCCCCCCGACACCCATCAGGAACTGATGAGTCAATTACAAACCCTGGTTGGTCCCCTCAATGAACGGGAACGTCTGGCCCAGGAAGCCGAGGCCGATCTAGCGGGGTTGAAAAAGGCTGAATTTATGAAGGCCCATACGGGCAGTGTCTTCCCTGGATTAGTGACAGGGGTGCAGTCCTATGGCTTCTTTGTGGAGATTGAAGATACGCTAGTAGAAGGGTTAGTACATGTCAGTTCCCTCAAGGATGACTGGTACGAATTTGATCCAAAGCAACAGCGATTAGTGGGGCGCAAGAGTCGCCGCCAGTACCGCCTCGGTGATCGGGTTGAGGTGCAAATCAAGAGTGTGGATTACTATCGCCAACAGATTGATCTCGGAGCCGTGGGTGGGGGCAGTGAAAGTACGGAAGCCATTGCTGCGGAAACTGAGGCGACCTCAGACGAGCCGGACGCTTCCGTCGCCGATCGTGGGCGGTTTGGCGGACGGCGGCGACGGCGGCATGATTACTCAGAAGAGGAATAG
- a CDS encoding glycosyltransferase family 2 protein — MTVASQTENNLFVQEVPAGQPLVVVVIVNYRSSQLTIECLKSLENERQSVANLLVIVVDNHSEDGSVEHLQKTILEQDWQSWITVIASDHNGGYAYGNNLAIQAAKYLKAPPAYFWLLNPDTRVYPGATPALIDFMETHPEVGICGSSLEEADGSLFAKAFRFPNILSELDSGLRLGIVSKLLARWTLTQAMTDAAVKVDWLPGASMMIRRQVFEDVGLMDEGYFLYFEETDFCLQAQRANWSCWYVPTSKVMHIAGQSTGVTVRNGPPKRLPDYWFESRRRYFLKNHGLFYTALADACWAVGYILWRLRCLVQRKSDPAFDPPHLLADFIRHSVFCKGPRIPAQTLPVRPASSMESCPSFPKGNCP; from the coding sequence ATGACAGTAGCTTCACAAACAGAAAATAATCTATTTGTGCAAGAAGTTCCTGCCGGCCAGCCATTAGTGGTTGTCGTTATTGTCAACTACCGTTCATCTCAATTAACGATCGAGTGTCTAAAATCTTTAGAAAATGAGAGGCAATCGGTTGCAAATCTTCTCGTGATAGTTGTTGATAATCACTCAGAGGATGGTTCAGTTGAGCACCTGCAAAAAACTATTCTTGAGCAGGATTGGCAAAGCTGGATAACAGTGATCGCCTCTGATCATAATGGGGGTTATGCCTATGGAAACAATCTAGCCATCCAGGCAGCAAAATATCTAAAGGCACCCCCCGCTTATTTCTGGTTGCTCAATCCAGATACTCGTGTGTATCCTGGGGCAACCCCAGCATTGATTGACTTTATGGAAACCCATCCAGAGGTTGGGATTTGTGGCAGTTCGCTGGAAGAAGCGGATGGTTCCCTCTTTGCAAAAGCTTTTCGCTTTCCAAATATTCTCAGTGAGCTAGATTCGGGCTTACGTTTGGGGATTGTTTCCAAGTTATTAGCCCGCTGGACCCTCACACAGGCGATGACAGACGCAGCCGTCAAAGTGGATTGGCTACCAGGAGCCAGCATGATGATTCGTCGTCAGGTATTTGAGGATGTGGGCCTAATGGATGAAGGCTATTTCCTCTATTTTGAAGAAACGGACTTCTGCCTGCAAGCCCAGCGGGCAAACTGGTCTTGTTGGTACGTCCCAACTAGCAAGGTAATGCATATTGCCGGCCAGAGTACGGGTGTGACTGTGCGTAATGGCCCCCCCAAACGCTTACCAGACTATTGGTTTGAGTCCAGACGGCGTTATTTTCTCAAGAATCATGGACTGTTCTATACCGCTTTGGCAGATGCTTGTTGGGCTGTGGGATATATTCTCTGGCGACTCCGTTGTCTAGTCCAACGAAAATCAGATCCTGCCTTTGATCCTCCCCATCTGTTGGCAGATTTTATTCGCCATAGTGTCTTTTGTAAGGGGCCAAGGATACCGGCACAAACGTTACCCGTTCGTCCAGCCTCTTCAATGGAGAGTTGCCCCAGCTTCCCGAAGGGGAATTGCCCTTAG
- a CDS encoding flavin prenyltransferase UbiX encodes MGSSTRNPSQQRQPLIVGVTGASGLIYAVRTLKFLLAADYAIELVASKSTYQVWQAESQVRMPVDLKQQEQFWRTQADVPQAGSLTCHAWGNVGATIASGSFRTLGMLVIPCSMSTVAKLAAGLSTDLLERAADVQLKEGRPLVVVPRETPFSLIHLRNLTTLAEAGCRIVPAIPAWYHQPQTILDLVDFVVARALDQFAIDCVPLKRWQGGKQPTVGEVF; translated from the coding sequence ATGGGATCTTCAACGCGGAACCCGTCGCAGCAGCGGCAGCCACTGATTGTGGGGGTCACCGGTGCCTCCGGGTTAATCTATGCAGTGCGCACGCTGAAGTTTTTATTGGCAGCCGACTACGCGATCGAGCTAGTAGCCTCCAAATCTACCTATCAGGTCTGGCAAGCCGAAAGCCAGGTGCGGATGCCCGTCGATCTGAAGCAACAGGAACAATTCTGGCGGACCCAGGCCGACGTCCCCCAAGCGGGGAGCCTGACCTGTCATGCCTGGGGCAATGTGGGAGCCACGATCGCCAGCGGTTCCTTCCGCACCCTGGGGATGTTAGTGATTCCCTGTAGTATGAGTACTGTCGCCAAACTGGCCGCAGGACTGAGTACCGACTTGCTGGAGCGGGCCGCTGACGTGCAACTAAAGGAGGGGCGGCCCCTGGTGGTGGTGCCCCGCGAAACCCCGTTTAGCCTCATTCACCTACGGAACCTGACCACTTTGGCAGAAGCAGGCTGTCGGATTGTCCCCGCCATTCCTGCCTGGTATCACCAGCCCCAGACCATCCTAGATTTAGTCGATTTTGTCGTGGCTCGTGCCTTGGATCAATTCGCGATCGACTGTGTTCCCCTGAAGCGGTGGCAGGGGGGCAAGCAACCCACCGTGGGTGAGGTGTTTTGA
- the uvrB gene encoding excinuclease ABC subunit UvrB translates to MNFQIQAPFEPTGDQPQAIAQLSQLLRQGHAFQTLLGATGTGKTHTIARVIAEIGKPTLVLAHNKTLAAQLCNELREFFPHNAVEYFISYYDYYQPEAYIPVTDTYIEKSASINEEIDMLRHSATRSLFERRDVIVVASISCIYGLGMPSEYLKAAIPLRVGMETDQRQILRDLSTVQYTRNDLDLGRGRFRVKGDVLEIGPAYEDRIIRVEFFGDEIDAIRYVDPITGATLQSLEAVNIYPARHFVTPADRLEAACNAIAAELEERLHILEAEGKLLEAQRLEQRTRYDLEMLRQVGYCNGVENYSRHLAGRAAGEPPECLIDYFPEDWLLVIDESHVTVPQLRGMYNGDQARKRVLIEHGFRLPSAADNRPLKAEEFWQKVHQCIFVSATPGDWELTQSGGAFETIANGKLETKVYIPGTGRVVEQVIRPTGVLDPEIFVRPTQGQVDDLYNEIQQRVQRQERVLITTLTKRMAEDLTEYLQERQIRVRYLHSEIHSIDRIEILQDLRQGEFDVLIGVNLLREGLDLPEVSLVAILDADKEGFLRATRSLIQTIGRAARHIRGQAILYADTMTDSMARAIEATNRRRAIQMAYNERYGITPQPIRPRSSNAILSFLEISRRLNAQEMQTAYEHLSELPLEQIPELITQLEGQMKAAAKNLEFEEAAKYRDQIKNLRDQLLGKT, encoded by the coding sequence ATGAACTTCCAAATTCAAGCCCCCTTTGAACCGACGGGAGATCAACCCCAAGCGATCGCTCAACTCAGCCAACTTCTGCGCCAGGGACATGCGTTTCAAACCCTCCTCGGTGCCACAGGAACTGGCAAAACCCATACGATTGCCCGCGTTATTGCTGAGATTGGTAAACCTACCTTGGTCCTTGCCCATAACAAAACCCTGGCGGCGCAACTGTGTAATGAACTGCGGGAATTCTTTCCCCATAATGCGGTTGAATACTTCATTTCCTATTACGATTACTACCAACCAGAAGCCTATATTCCGGTTACCGATACCTATATTGAAAAAAGTGCCTCCATCAACGAAGAAATTGATATGTTACGCCACTCGGCCACGCGATCGCTGTTTGAACGACGGGATGTAATTGTGGTGGCATCAATCAGTTGTATTTATGGTCTGGGAATGCCTTCGGAATACCTCAAGGCAGCCATTCCCCTGCGGGTGGGGATGGAAACTGATCAGCGACAGATTCTACGCGATTTGTCTACTGTGCAATATACCCGCAATGATCTTGACTTGGGACGCGGGCGCTTTCGGGTGAAAGGGGATGTGCTGGAAATTGGTCCTGCCTATGAGGATCGCATTATTCGGGTAGAATTCTTTGGTGATGAAATTGACGCGATTCGCTATGTTGACCCGATTACGGGCGCAACTCTGCAAAGTCTGGAAGCTGTTAATATCTATCCGGCCCGCCACTTTGTGACTCCAGCAGATCGTCTTGAGGCAGCCTGCAACGCGATCGCGGCAGAACTTGAAGAACGCCTGCACATTCTGGAGGCTGAGGGTAAACTCCTAGAGGCTCAACGGCTGGAGCAACGCACCCGTTACGACCTGGAAATGTTGCGGCAAGTGGGCTACTGCAACGGTGTGGAAAACTATTCCCGGCATCTGGCTGGACGGGCGGCGGGTGAACCCCCTGAATGCTTAATTGATTATTTCCCCGAGGATTGGTTGCTGGTGATCGATGAATCCCATGTTACTGTGCCTCAACTGCGGGGGATGTATAACGGTGACCAGGCCCGCAAGCGTGTTCTCATTGAGCATGGCTTTCGCTTACCCAGTGCGGCAGATAACCGTCCGCTCAAAGCGGAGGAATTCTGGCAAAAGGTGCATCAGTGCATTTTTGTATCGGCTACACCGGGGGATTGGGAATTGACACAGTCGGGGGGAGCCTTTGAAACGATTGCTAATGGCAAGTTAGAAACTAAAGTCTATATTCCTGGCACGGGGCGGGTGGTTGAGCAAGTTATTCGCCCCACGGGGGTGCTCGATCCCGAAATTTTTGTGCGACCGACCCAGGGCCAGGTGGATGATCTTTACAACGAAATTCAACAGCGGGTGCAACGCCAGGAGCGCGTCCTGATTACTACGCTGACCAAACGCATGGCTGAAGATTTGACTGAGTATTTACAGGAACGCCAGATCCGGGTACGGTATTTGCATTCGGAAATTCACTCGATCGATCGCATTGAAATCCTGCAAGATCTGCGCCAAGGCGAGTTTGATGTCCTGATTGGTGTTAATTTACTGCGGGAAGGACTCGATTTACCAGAGGTCTCGTTAGTGGCCATTCTAGATGCCGATAAGGAGGGCTTCTTGCGGGCAACACGATCGCTGATTCAAACCATTGGTCGGGCTGCTCGTCATATTCGAGGACAAGCCATCCTCTATGCCGACACGATGACTGATAGTATGGCTCGCGCGATTGAAGCAACCAACCGTCGCCGTGCCATACAAATGGCCTATAACGAAAGGTATGGGATAACGCCGCAACCCATCCGCCCGCGATCGAGTAATGCCATTCTCTCGTTTCTGGAAATTTCCCGCCGTCTCAATGCTCAGGAGATGCAAACTGCCTATGAGCACTTAAGCGAACTTCCTTTAGAACAGATCCCCGAACTCATCACCCAATTGGAAGGCCAAATGAAGGCTGCCGCAAAAAATCTGGAATTTGAGGAAGCGGCCAAATATCGAGATCAGATTAAAAACTTGCGTGATCAGCTCTTAGGTAAGACCTAG